The genomic window GATGATAGCAGTAAACCATGGACCGTTAGTTTATGTATGGATGGTCTGCCGGTTGAGTTTAAAATAGACACTGGAGCAGACGTCACTGCCATACCGGAAGTGACATTCAACAAGTTAAAAGGGTTGGAGTTAGAGAAAACTTCTAAACTACTACAGGGCCCAGGAAAAAACCGATTAAGAGTTTTGGGTAAATTCATGAGCACTCTCACTACAGAGAAGGGAGTACAAGCTACAACAGAAGTGTATGTCATCAAAACTTTGAACAGAGCATTACTAGGTAGACCTGCTATAGAGAAACTTAACTTGGTTAAAACAGTCGCAGACATACATCAACAGTCAGTCCAGATTGAAGAGAAAAAGAAACAGTTTCCAAAGCTATTTAGTGGACTTGGTAAGTTTCATGGAGAATACAAGATTGAATTAAGAGAGGACGCAAAGCCCTATGCTATTACAACGGCTAGACGGGTAGCCTTACCATTACTCGACAAGGTGAAGGACGAACTTCAGAGAATGGAACAGCAGGGCGTTATTTCTCCAGTAGTGGAACCTACAGATTGGTGTTCCGGTCTAGTGGTCGTACCTAAGAAAGATGGGAGAGTTCGCATATGTGTAGACCTTACTCAGTTGAATAAATCAGTGCGTAGAGAACACCATCAACTTCCAAGTGTGGAACAAACCTTACACAGTCTGACCGGTGCTAAGGTGTTTTCGAAAATAGATGCGAAAGCTGGATTCTGGCAGATTCCTCTAGAACAAACCTCAAGATTACTGACAACATTTATCACACCCTTTGGACGGTATTGCTTTAACCGCTTACCATTTGGTATCTCGTCAGCCCCGGAGCACTTCCAGAGACGCATGTCACAGTTACTTGATAGTGAGCTCGGAGTAGTGTGCCAAATGGACGATGTACTCATATTTGGTACTAATCAAGAGGAACATGACCAAAGACTTGAAAGCGTGTTGAAAAAACTTGAGACAGCTGGTGTCACATTGAATGAGGAGAAATGTGAGTTCTCCAAACCACAGGTAACATTCGTAGGGCACATCATTGACTCTACTGGGATTCGACCAGACCCAAAGAAAGTGCAAGCCATATTGAAATTTGAGGCCCCCAGCAACGTGTCTGAAGTCCGACGATTCATGGGTATCGTTAATCAACTGGGAAGATTTTCACCCAATATCGCGGAAAAATCTAAGCCTATCAGAGACCTTCTACAAAAGGACACGACTTGGCTATGGGGACCGCCACAATCTTCAGCATTCCAACAGATCAAACAGGAATTAAGTTCCACCCCGGTGTTGTCGCTCTATGATCCAGCTGCTCCTACTAAGGTATCTGCAGACGCGTCGTCTTATGGATTGGGAGGCGTTCTACTTCAGAAACCGCGAGATAACAGTGACCAGGACTGGAAACCAGTCGCTTACGCATCTAGGGCGATGAATGCCACAGAACAACGATATGCGCAAGTTGAAAAGGAGGCTCTGGCAGCGACTTGGGCCTGTGAAAAATTTTCAGACCTACTGGTTGGTATGCATTTCCAGATCGAAACTGATCACAAGCCTTTGGTTTCTTTGCTTGGATCAAAGCCTTTATCCGAACTACCACCCAGAGTTCAACGGTTTCGCATGCGTCTCATGCGCTATGATTATGACATCAACCATGTCCCAGGGAAACTTTTGTACATTGCTGATGCTCTATCGAGAGCCCCTTTAAGACAATCAGAACCCCCAGAGGAGGAATCTTTCCATCAGGAAGTAGAAGCATACGTCGACAGTATACTGATGAACGTACCGGCTTCAGAAGCACGGTTGGAGGAGATAAGACTAAAACTCCGTGAAGATTCTGTCTGTGGAATCATATTAAGTTACTGTCAGGACGGCTGGCCTGGATACGAAAAGCCGTCTATCTCGGTCGCAACTAGACCCTACTGGCAAGTGAAGGACGAGTTGTCGGTCTGTCAAGGTCTGCTTCTCAGAGGAAATCGTTTAGTCATTCCTACGTCACTTCGCGCTGAAATCATGCAGAAACTACACGACGGTCATCAGGGTATTGTTAAGTGTAGGGAACGCGCCAAGGACTCTGTATGGTGGCCTGGAATGAATCGTGAAATCGCGGACGTTGTTAAGAACTGTACTACATGCATCAGAAAGAGGGCGGACATTCCAGAACCGCTCAAACCCTCAGAATTCCCTGAACGCCCTTGGCAGAAATTGGGCACCGACCTTTTTCATTGGAAAGGGTCAAACTACCTTCTCGTAGTTGATTATTTCTCGAGGTATATCGAGTTGGCGAAATTGAGTTCGACAACATCACCGGACATTGTACTGCACTTACAGTCCATGTTCGCAAGACATGGCATACCAGAGACACTAGTGTCCGATAACGGACCGCAGTACGCGAGCGCTGTGTTTCAACAGTTTGCAGACAAGTATGGATTCATCCACAGGACAAGCAGCCCTCATCACCCTCAGGGCAACGGAGAAGCAGAGAGGGCTGTCCAAACGGTAAAACGTTTATTTGGTGGTTCTAAGGATTCGTATCTCGCCCTGTTGGCATATCGCGCGACACCCCTCAGATGTGGACACAGTCCAGCTGAGCTGTTAATGGGTCGTAAAATCAGAACGACTCTTCCAGAAAATCCAAATAATCTGGAACCTAAGTGGCCCGACTTGACAGACTTTCGAGCCAAAGAACGCGAGCACCGCGTGTTGCAGAAGCAAAACTTTGATAGGTCCCAAAGGGCTAAGGAACGCCCACCGCTACGCTCTGGTGATATGGTGTGGGTATCTGGCCCAGGAGGAGGATATAGTGGTACCATTAGAGAACCAGTGTCAGACAGGTCATTCCTCGTAAACGGCCCCTCTGGCACAGTTAGAAGGAATCGTCGTCACTTAATGCTGGAACCTGAAAACCTGGAACCCGATGAGCCAGAAGGAATGCATAATTTTCCAAATGAACAAACTGTGCTAAAATCCTTTGCTAAAAATTGTTCTAGTCAGATGGTAGTTGGCACCCCGGGGAAGCCTGTTAGTGTCAGTGTGTCTAGCCCTAACGTGTCAAAGACAGTTGAGCCAAGTGTAGTTAGAACGCGCAGTGGTAGGGTTTCGAAGGTCCCACAGAAAATGGATATGTAATTCATTTATGTGTTCAAGTTCAATTCAGACTTCTAGTCAAATGTTGTTTGTTAGTTAATGCAATAGTTTGTGTCAGATATTAGGAAAATATCTAGTCAGTAACTTTTCGAGTTAGTTTTACTTGTTTTAATAATACCTTTTATGaagtatgtatataatactcaGAAACTTGAGGGGAGATGTTGTGTACTAGTTTATTGAAACGGACTACAATCACTTATGTGATATAGACTATAGCGAGCCTCGTTCTGGCCTCTTCCGACAGGCATGGCGGCATGTACACATTGATGTAAATGACCTCAAGTGAATACATGGTATTACTGTTGATCTGTGTTGAGTCATGtccatacacacacataacagATACAGCATGAACTGAATCTAGCAGGGGATATCACTTTGACTACAGATGGCTTGACCTCCCAGAGCAGTACAAAGTTACATAACCATAACAGCCCATTCCATTAATACTGAATGGGAACTTCAAGGAGTCGTGCTACAAACCAGATCATTATTTGAGTCACACACAGCTGAAAACCTggctaaatttgggatcttatcttttctcttcttaacaactttcttcttcctaatgtctcccttgacaatgcctcacttttggcctttagttgagcgttcgccgctgtgaggaaggctttgggttctgtcccctagccaagacataccagagtctttaaaaatggtagttgctactcctgcttggcgctcagcatattaggagtgggacgactggttcgcctgttgtcagtataatgtgaccgggtggggtgtgctgctgggtgtcttcggcagtatgcttcagtgaggtagcactataaatcggcaaaagttccggcctatcacaaggagactcaacacgaacataccgcagcctcccaaaacacacatacgcactcaccacacgcatgcatgtcgcacgcacgggaggccgtccttaaatgaccttagctgttaataggacgttaaacaaaataaaccaaaccaaaccaaacctggcATCAGTACTCAAGGATGCTGTGGAAAACTCGAACATTGCAAAGGCTTGCAAAATTggaaattatatcatttataaaccTGCATGGATTTGCAACCTGTATCCAGACTGACAGGGAGAATGAAGAGAGTACTCACATTCATGCATTCTAGTTCAACCAATTTTTTGAGGAAAATTAGAAAGCTTTAGGACTCCCTAGACACAAACTAGTGAATGATGTAAAGACAAGATGGAACTCCAGCTATGACATGATTAGCCGTTATCTTGAACAGCAGCCTGCCATCTTTGCTACACTAATGTTAAAGGAAGTTAAAAAGAACATGAAAGAACTTGTAACAATGACAGATCAAGAAATATCTCGAGCTGAAGCTCTTGTTGAAATGTTGCAACCCCTGAAGACGATCACAACCATAATGTGTGATGAGCATATCCCAACTGTTTCAAGGATTCAGCCGTTGAAAGAAATGCTGCTTAAGGCAGTCAAAGAAAATGATGATTATGATTCCCATATGATATCACAAGCAAAGTCAGTGATTCGTGACAACATAGAGAGTAGATACATATCTgcaaatgtataaaaataacaaaacaaaaatataatactctgtaatgtttttattttcctcAAAGTCATTATCAAGCAAGAACCTGGGATTGAGCCAGCTAGTCCAGCAGGTCAAGCTACCCTTCATACTCTTCCTGTACTGCCAGATGAACCTATGCCAGGGTTTTTTCTACTGCTGATGACAGTTgcgttataattatatatcaatgattaaaattaaaaatgaaatttgtttcTCGTGTAACATGTTTACgtttctttaaaatatattgaCCATTTAATAGTAAATAGTATACAAATGCAGTTGTGATATcttaatacattatttacaagTGGTACCCCAAAAACCAGCGACAAGAGGAAAAGATCTGCAATGGAAGACCGAAGCAAGGGAGCCTTTATCTGTTCTTGCTTGAGAATAAGTGATTAGATACAGAGCTGAACCTTGCTTACCCCTGAATTCAAACCCTCTCAATTGGTGGAAAGATAGCCAACATATCTATCCACACATTGCTAAATTGGCTAGATCTCACGTATGCATTCAAGGGACCTCAGTTCCCAGTGGGAAAGTGTTCTCCACTGCACCTGAAGTAGTAACAGCGAACAGTTTTTGAAAAAGAACTGTGACTTGTAAAGTAGTCAAAATATGACAATTGCGAATTTGTATGAGCGGTTGTATGAAGTAATGTGATGTACCATTACTTGAGAAAATAGTAAACCGTGGAAAGTTTTctttgaattttatttcattgatcatttgagaaaaaaaatgtatcgtGAAAATAGTAAACCGTGGAAAGTTTTCTTCGAATTGTATTTCATTGAtcatttgagaaaaaaaatgtatcgtGAAAATAGTAAACCGTGGAAAGTTTTctttgaatttatttcattgatcatttgagagaaaaaaatgtatcgtgatacgtatcgtatcgtgaGAGAAGCGTATCGTTGCAGCACtaagaaatacaaatattagcTTGATGCGTTTCAGAGAGCAATCCTTCACACTAAAGGCTGCAACGTCTGTGCTGTTGTTGAATAGACTTGTAGTTTCATAATGGTATTAAC from Pecten maximus chromosome 1, xPecMax1.1, whole genome shotgun sequence includes these protein-coding regions:
- the LOC117317879 gene encoding uncharacterized protein K02A2.6-like, whose translation is MASYHVQPPENFTFSKPEEWTSWFKRFERFRIASELLTKDEVVQVNTLIYSMGGEAENIVKSFGMSAADMKKYTVVSARFNGYFITRRNTIFERAKFNHRKQNEGEAADSFITALYGLVEHCEYGQLRDEMIRDRIVVGIRDSKLSEKLQLDATLTLEKAVAQVRQSEAVKKQQTVVRDSVVTTTTPSSSVDALSKNSKKGYKHHGSKRQYDKSHTSKFQGQANQECQRCGFKHRKDKCPAFNATCRKCSKKGHFEKKCRTTLSEIEQYKDDGYQFLGSIDDSSKPWTVSLCMDGLPVEFKIDTGADVTAIPEVTFNKLKGLELEKTSKLLQGPGKNRLRVLGKFMSTLTTEKGVQATTEVYVIKTLNRALLGRPAIEKLNLVKTVADIHQQSVQIEEKKKQFPKLFSGLGKFHGEYKIELREDAKPYAITTARRVALPLLDKVKDELQRMEQQGVISPVVEPTDWCSGLVVVPKKDGRVRICVDLTQLNKSVRREHHQLPSVEQTLHSLTGAKVFSKIDAKAGFWQIPLEQTSRLLTTFITPFGRYCFNRLPFGISSAPEHFQRRMSQLLDSELGVVCQMDDVLIFGTNQEEHDQRLESVLKKLETAGVTLNEEKCEFSKPQVTFVGHIIDSTGIRPDPKKVQAILKFEAPSNVSEVRRFMGIVNQLGRFSPNIAEKSKPIRDLLQKDTTWLWGPPQSSAFQQIKQELSSTPVLSLYDPAAPTKVSADASSYGLGGVLLQKPRDNSDQDWKPVAYASRAMNATEQRYAQVEKEALAATWACEKFSDLLVGMHFQIETDHKPLVSLLGSKPLSELPPRVQRFRMRLMRYDYDINHVPGKLLYIADALSRAPLRQSEPPEEESFHQEVEAYVDSILMNVPASEARLEEIRLKLREDSVCGIILSYCQDGWPGYEKPSISVATRPYWQVKDELSVCQGLLLRGNRLVIPTSLRAEIMQKLHDGHQGIVKCRERAKDSVWWPGMNREIADVVKNCTTCIRKRADIPEPLKPSEFPERPWQKLGTDLFHWKGSNYLLVVDYFSRYIELAKLSSTTSPDIVLHLQSMFARHGIPETLVSDNGPQYASAVFQQFADKYGFIHRTSSPHHPQGNGEAERAVQTVKRLFGGSKDSYLALLAYRATPLRCGHSPAELLMGRKIRTTLPENPNNLEPKWPDLTDFRAKEREHRVLQKQNFDRSQRAKERPPLRSGDMVWVSGPGGGYSGTIREPVSDRSFLVNGPSGTVRRNRRHLMLEPENLEPDEPEGMHNFPNEQTVLKSFAKNCSSQMVVGTPGKPVSVSVSSPNVSKTVEPSVVRTRSGRVSKVPQKMDM